A portion of the Ferrimicrobium sp. genome contains these proteins:
- a CDS encoding IS1380 family transposase, with translation MTRSYQTPDGIEVSFDDENLVANAGLVLVSTLASKLGLDALISERVDLTGRVGGANPAGKSLTLVHAMVAGASHIDHADMLRAGASSKVLPFHVAAPSTLGTYLRSFTSCYVRQLDEVIEAELTRAWGMGLAPGDDPMVIDIDSTICEVSGYNKQGAAYGYTKKLGYHPILAVRSDTGEVLHGRMRKGSANTQRGTKRFVQELIPRCRRAGATGKITIRFDSGYQSEATLKELERLGVSYTMAVHANAKGIKSLIEAIDSDAWIPIDYTDNGEAQVAQTTYKGRRLIIRHTRLIGDQAELFPNWRHFGFVTDLKGCAVEIDQFHRNRARVELSIKDLKEGAGLEHIPSGKFDANSAWLSHAILAHNLIRQVSYLGEITPSESMVIARSFRRNFIALAGRLVNRSGKITLRTPARWPWAKAFMRALITLRALEPVPI, from the coding sequence GTGACACGATCTTACCAGACTCCAGACGGTATCGAAGTCAGTTTCGACGATGAGAATCTGGTCGCTAATGCGGGACTTGTATTGGTCTCCACCCTTGCCTCCAAGCTTGGTCTCGATGCTCTCATCTCTGAACGAGTCGATCTCACTGGTCGCGTAGGTGGAGCCAATCCAGCGGGTAAGTCACTGACGTTGGTTCATGCGATGGTCGCGGGTGCCTCCCATATTGATCATGCAGATATGTTGCGCGCCGGGGCATCATCGAAGGTTCTTCCCTTTCACGTTGCTGCTCCCTCAACCCTTGGTACCTACCTTCGTTCCTTCACCTCCTGTTATGTCCGTCAATTAGATGAGGTGATTGAGGCAGAGCTCACCCGTGCTTGGGGAATGGGTCTGGCTCCAGGAGATGATCCAATGGTGATCGACATCGACTCTACGATCTGTGAGGTCTCTGGGTACAACAAGCAAGGAGCTGCCTATGGCTATACCAAGAAGCTCGGCTATCACCCCATCCTCGCGGTTCGCTCTGACACCGGTGAGGTACTCCATGGTCGCATGCGAAAGGGTTCAGCCAACACCCAGAGAGGAACCAAGCGCTTTGTCCAAGAGCTCATCCCCAGGTGCCGCAGAGCCGGGGCGACTGGCAAGATCACCATCCGCTTTGACTCTGGGTACCAATCAGAGGCGACGTTAAAGGAACTAGAACGACTAGGAGTGTCCTACACCATGGCGGTCCATGCCAACGCCAAGGGGATAAAGTCGCTGATAGAGGCCATCGATTCCGATGCTTGGATACCGATTGACTATACCGACAATGGTGAGGCCCAAGTAGCCCAGACTACCTATAAGGGCAGACGTCTCATCATCCGTCATACCCGCCTTATTGGTGACCAGGCAGAGCTCTTCCCTAACTGGCGTCACTTCGGCTTTGTTACTGACCTCAAGGGTTGTGCCGTTGAGATAGATCAGTTCCATCGGAACCGAGCACGGGTTGAACTCTCCATCAAAGATCTCAAGGAGGGGGCAGGACTAGAACACATCCCCTCGGGTAAGTTTGATGCCAACAGTGCCTGGCTCTCCCATGCGATCCTTGCCCATAACCTGATCCGTCAGGTGAGCTACCTTGGTGAGATCACTCCGAGTGAATCCATGGTTATCGCTCGTAGCTTTCGGAGAAACTTCATCGCTCTCGCGGGACGCCTCGTCAACCGATCGGGGAAGATCACACTTCGTACCCCGGCCCGCTGGCCATGGGCCAAGGCCTTCATGAGAGCACTCATCACCCTTCGAGCACTCGAACCAGTTCCCATCTAG
- a CDS encoding MFS transporter gives MTSPHRPASHGIPRPRVWAPLHYPGFATLFIGYSVSSLGNGMSAVAVAWLAIELAHGHGAGLLIGEAVAAYTLPGVLVALGASRVLKCLDPRLIILVDAIFRAVSLALIAGLALTDTLSPILYVSLLGCSSLFGLLGIAGDLAATTELLPSELHVAANSLNSVTSFSASIGGPAVAGVLIAALGPGLVFAIDAATYVLLAGAVLASRRYQPPTPIVKSSSAGIRDGLRALWRFPALGAITLLCVIFYGLYGPVEVAVPLYVSSVLHASASVLGGYWTVFALGATLDALGATSIQRFGLWRMTIAAVAAWGVCLIPLGFTTSAVIGFIAMSVGGLVYGPFIPLKKTIIQRSAPGELLTQVAAASGVFTVSASPVGAALGGPLVAALGARATLAFSGLATVTTALVAVAVLLAYRRRTRKLSGDR, from the coding sequence GTGACCAGTCCTCACCGACCAGCATCCCATGGCATCCCACGCCCTAGAGTCTGGGCACCGCTGCACTATCCAGGCTTTGCAACGCTGTTCATCGGGTATTCAGTCTCCTCTCTTGGCAACGGAATGAGCGCAGTCGCGGTTGCTTGGCTCGCCATAGAGCTTGCCCATGGCCACGGTGCGGGATTATTGATTGGAGAAGCAGTAGCGGCCTACACGCTGCCAGGTGTCCTTGTGGCACTAGGCGCGAGCCGAGTTCTGAAGTGTCTCGACCCTCGCCTCATCATTTTGGTCGATGCAATCTTTCGAGCCGTGTCACTCGCTCTGATTGCTGGCCTTGCACTTACTGACACTCTATCACCTATTCTCTACGTCTCTCTTCTCGGATGCTCCTCCCTCTTTGGCCTGCTCGGTATCGCTGGCGACCTGGCTGCCACTACTGAGCTGTTGCCGTCCGAACTGCATGTCGCGGCAAACTCCTTGAACTCGGTAACAAGCTTCTCAGCTAGCATCGGCGGGCCTGCAGTTGCTGGCGTGCTCATCGCAGCGCTAGGACCAGGTTTAGTCTTTGCAATCGACGCCGCCACCTACGTCTTGCTAGCAGGAGCAGTTCTCGCGAGCCGGAGGTACCAACCACCTACTCCCATCGTCAAGAGCTCGTCCGCTGGTATTCGCGACGGTCTGCGTGCACTATGGCGCTTCCCGGCACTTGGTGCCATCACTCTACTCTGTGTCATCTTTTATGGCCTCTATGGACCCGTCGAGGTCGCCGTGCCGCTCTATGTCTCCTCCGTCTTGCACGCGAGTGCCAGCGTGCTCGGCGGCTATTGGACCGTCTTCGCGCTCGGAGCTACCCTTGACGCTCTCGGTGCTACGTCGATTCAGCGTTTTGGCCTATGGCGAATGACCATCGCTGCCGTCGCAGCCTGGGGTGTCTGCCTCATTCCCCTTGGCTTCACTACCTCGGCAGTGATCGGATTTATCGCCATGTCGGTAGGTGGTCTCGTCTATGGGCCCTTCATTCCACTGAAGAAGACAATCATTCAGCGAAGTGCACCTGGGGAACTTCTAACCCAAGTCGCGGCTGCAAGTGGCGTCTTCACAGTGAGCGCCTCACCAGTCGGTGCTGCGCTCGGTGGTCCACTGGTAGCGGCGCTAGGGGCTCGGGCAACCCTTGCCTTCTCCGGTCTCGCCACGGTCACCACTGCGTTGGTTGCCGTTGCAGTACTGCTGGCTTACCGAAGGCGCACCAGAAAACTCAGTGGGGACCGGTGA